One window of the Populus trichocarpa isolate Nisqually-1 chromosome 9, P.trichocarpa_v4.1, whole genome shotgun sequence genome contains the following:
- the LOC7478770 gene encoding protein RMD5 homolog isoform X2 translates to MELTTAKDAFDRVAEKQKLSFSKCQEVIDQVSQEIEQALVKIQSVEDPMSPVDQKSILTELKHKLIAISPLKLLEGSQKELNLNLSKFPKVLEKSFPDISKAYRDVDFDFHIVNQIIASHFYHQGLFDLGDCLINEAGEPEAAALRSHFLELHQILEAMRIKNIEPALKWASTNREKLVQNGSNIELKLHQLQFVEILKRGNRADALNYAKTHLASFASSHLKEFQKLIVCIMWIGRLENCPHSELFTPIHWEKLTEELARDFCNFVGQSLQSPLSVAIVAGIEGLPTLLKLANVMAAKKQEWQALKQLPVPVELGKEFQFHSIFVCPVSRDQGSEENPPMLLPCLHVLCKQSIMKLSKGSSRAFKCPYCPAEASAAQCRQLYF, encoded by the coding sequence ATGGAACTAACTACTGCCAAAGATGCATTTGATCGCGTTGCTGAGAAGCAAAAATTATCGTTTTCTAAATGCCAAGAAGTAATCGATCAAGTGAGCCAGGAAATTGAGCAGGCATTGGTAAAAATACAGTCAGTGGAAGATCCTATGTCTCCCGTTGATCAGAAATCCATCCTCACAGAACTGAAGCACAAGCTTATTGCAATTAGTCCTCTCAAGCTATTAGAAGGGTCACAGAAGGAATTGAATTTAAACCTTAGCAAGTTCCCTAAGGTCCTTGAAAAATCATTTCCTGACATATCCAAGGCATACAGGGATGTTGACTTTGATTTTCATATAGTGAATCAGATAATAGCAAGTCATTTTTACCATCAGGGATTGTTTGATCTTGGAGATTGTCTCATAAATGAAGCTGGAGAACCAGAAGCAGCTGCTCTAAGATCTCATTTCCTGGAACTGCATCAAATACTTGAGGCGATgaggattaaaaatattgagcCAGCTTTGAAGTGGGCCTCTACCAACCGTGAAAAGCTAGTGCAGAATGGTTCAAATATTGAGCTGAAACTTCACCAGCTGCAGTTTGTAGAGATTCTAAAGAGAGGAAATCGTGCTGATGCCCTCAACTATGCCAAAACTCACCTAGCTTCTTTTGCTTCTAGTCACTTGAAAGAGTTTCAAAAGCTAATAGTTTGCATAATGTGGATAGGCAGACTTGAAAATTGTCCTCACTCTGAACTGTTTACTCCAATCCATTGGGAGAAGTTGACCGAGGAGCTGGCTCGGGATTTCTGCAACTTTGTCGGTCAGTCCCTTCAGAGCCCATTAAGTGTGGCAATAGTAGCTGGGATTGAAGGTTTGCCGACTCTCTTGAAGCTGGCAAATGTAATGGCTGCAAAGAAGCAAGAGTGGCAGGCCTTGAAACAGTTGCCGGTGCCAGTAGAGCTGGGAAAGGAATTTCAATTCCATTCTATTTTTGTCTGTCCTGTAAGTAGGGATCAAGGCAGTGAGGAAAATCCACCGATGCTGCTGCCATGCCTCCATGTTCTCTGCAAGCAGTCTATCATGAAGCTATCAAAAGGCAGCTCCAGGGCATTCAAGTGTCCTTACTGTCCAGCTGAGGCTTCAGCTGCGCAGTGCAGGCAGCTATATTTCTGA
- the LOC7478770 gene encoding protein RMD5 homolog isoform X1, producing MSQNKKEMEIVRRERETQLMRMELTTAKDAFDRVAEKQKLSFSKCQEVIDQVSQEIEQALVKIQSVEDPMSPVDQKSILTELKHKLIAISPLKLLEGSQKELNLNLSKFPKVLEKSFPDISKAYRDVDFDFHIVNQIIASHFYHQGLFDLGDCLINEAGEPEAAALRSHFLELHQILEAMRIKNIEPALKWASTNREKLVQNGSNIELKLHQLQFVEILKRGNRADALNYAKTHLASFASSHLKEFQKLIVCIMWIGRLENCPHSELFTPIHWEKLTEELARDFCNFVGQSLQSPLSVAIVAGIEGLPTLLKLANVMAAKKQEWQALKQLPVPVELGKEFQFHSIFVCPVSRDQGSEENPPMLLPCLHVLCKQSIMKLSKGSSRAFKCPYCPAEASAAQCRQLYF from the exons atgtcccaaaacaaaaaagaaatggaaatcgtcaggagggagagagagactcAATTAATGA gAATGGAACTAACTACTGCCAAAGATGCATTTGATCGCGTTGCTGAGAAGCAAAAATTATCGTTTTCTAAATGCCAAGAAGTAATCGATCAAGTGAGCCAGGAAATTGAGCAGGCATTGGTAAAAATACAGTCAGTGGAAGATCCTATGTCTCCCGTTGATCAGAAATCCATCCTCACAGAACTGAAGCACAAGCTTATTGCAATTAGTCCTCTCAAGCTATTAGAAGGGTCACAGAAGGAATTGAATTTAAACCTTAGCAAGTTCCCTAAGGTCCTTGAAAAATCATTTCCTGACATATCCAAGGCATACAGGGATGTTGACTTTGATTTTCATATAGTGAATCAGATAATAGCAAGTCATTTTTACCATCAGGGATTGTTTGATCTTGGAGATTGTCTCATAAATGAAGCTGGAGAACCAGAAGCAGCTGCTCTAAGATCTCATTTCCTGGAACTGCATCAAATACTTGAGGCGATgaggattaaaaatattgagcCAGCTTTGAAGTGGGCCTCTACCAACCGTGAAAAGCTAGTGCAGAATGGTTCAAATATTGAGCTGAAACTTCACCAGCTGCAGTTTGTAGAGATTCTAAAGAGAGGAAATCGTGCTGATGCCCTCAACTATGCCAAAACTCACCTAGCTTCTTTTGCTTCTAGTCACTTGAAAGAGTTTCAAAAGCTAATAGTTTGCATAATGTGGATAGGCAGACTTGAAAATTGTCCTCACTCTGAACTGTTTACTCCAATCCATTGGGAGAAGTTGACCGAGGAGCTGGCTCGGGATTTCTGCAACTTTGTCGGTCAGTCCCTTCAGAGCCCATTAAGTGTGGCAATAGTAGCTGGGATTGAAGGTTTGCCGACTCTCTTGAAGCTGGCAAATGTAATGGCTGCAAAGAAGCAAGAGTGGCAGGCCTTGAAACAGTTGCCGGTGCCAGTAGAGCTGGGAAAGGAATTTCAATTCCATTCTATTTTTGTCTGTCCTGTAAGTAGGGATCAAGGCAGTGAGGAAAATCCACCGATGCTGCTGCCATGCCTCCATGTTCTCTGCAAGCAGTCTATCATGAAGCTATCAAAAGGCAGCTCCAGGGCATTCAAGTGTCCTTACTGTCCAGCTGAGGCTTCAGCTGCGCAGTGCAGGCAGCTATATTTCTGA